DNA from Plasmodium falciparum 3D7 genome assembly, chromosome: 8:
taaaaaagaactaATTTTGAAAGAAAACGAATTGAATGATTTCATaaataaaatcaaaattattcaacaagaagaatatgaaatagaaaaaataaaattatccaaagataaagaaatacaaaatgtatcatataatttagaaaaatataataacgaAAAAATCCAACAAgacaaaaaatatgaacaagtgaaaatgaataatatgaaatttGATATAGAACTTAAATCAATAATACaagaatattatgatataaaaaaagacataaaaaatatttcaaataaatatatttgtattatggATATGATCAAATGTAGAGATaaaactatatataaatttgaaaaggattatacaaaaacaatacataaagaaaaacaattacaaaataaatgtCTACATAAACAAAATCTTATTAATAcacaaaaagataaaaatatcattttaaataatcaaattaaaaaaatacaatttgatataaataaaattagaaaagAATTAAACGATAAACAAATGTCATATGATAAAACTATTATAGATAGAGAtcatttaaataaagaatatgaaTATGAAATAGTAGAAATCAAAGAAAAATtacaagaagaaaaaaaaagcttAGAAAACACATTACAACATTTAaatgaaacatatataacaatGTCTACTAATTATGAAGAatcaaaaaatgaatatgaaaaagaacAAGTAAATAATAtcgaaaaaaatgatttaataaaatctAGTGAACAAATTCTTGTTCAActacaaaataaattacaaaaattGTTAGATGAAATTAAAAGTCTAGATCTAGAAAAATTCCAACTAACTCAAACTTTACAAGtaattaaaaatgattatataacatTAGAAGCAGATGTTTTAGGCACACAAATCaaaattaaacaaataaagagtaatattaaaaaaacagaaaaagaATTAGAAAGACAAAAAGAAATGTTATACAAATTTGACTTCCAAACACAagttttaacaaaaaaaataaacatgatCTCAGGTATCAGcacatttgaaaaaaaaaaagaaaaccaaaaaaaaatcatattattagaaaaagaattatacaaaaatgaagatatatataatacattaaataatgaaatgaaaagaattaatatagaaataaaaaatattaaattatatcaaaatgaattgcaagaacaaaaaatgaattataaaaatttatatgaaaaattacaATTGGAAATTAAATCGTTGGAAAGtacaataaataatgaaataaaagaaaaagaaaatattatgcttattgaattaaatttaaaaattgaattagataaattaaaatcgACTTTTTCAAAACATGtagataatttaaatatatgtaaaaaagaaaaaaaagaaaatatgaataatgccAAATTATCTGAACAAGATATTAATGCACATATGGAATCTTTAAAAgttatcataaaaaatattaatgatgaaatacataaattaaatatacaactttatgaaaaaaaaaataaatctaaTAATCTACAACTAAAATTAAATAGTATAATCATATGTAACCAAAAAAATAAGGATCAAAAAGATATCTGTCCTAATGAAaatcaacatatatattataaaatgaaaattgatcaagatattattaatttaaaagaacaattaaaaaaaattaatgaacAAATAGACAAAGAAAATATCGAAACTAAAAACTTTCAGAGAACCTTAGATGATATCatacaaacaaataaagaattcaatgataatattaaatctATAGATCctcaatataaaatattattaaaaaaaaaaaataaattaaataaaaaatgggaacaaataaatgaccatataaataatctagaaacaaatataaacgattataataaaaaaataaaagaaggaGATTCTCAACTCAACAACATACAATTACAGTGTGAAAATAtagaacaaaaaattaataaaattaaagaaagtAATTTAAAggtagaaaataatataaatgatttatttattaaaattgaaAGGGCATCTAAtcaattgaaaaaaaatttagcACCTACTACCAATAtgatgaaattaaaaaataagcaAATAAAAGACGATGAAAATAATCTATCAaacaataacaacaacaacaataataataataataatattaatgttaaTGTTAATGTTAATTGTGAGCCAGTTCCTTTggaaaaacatatttttaagcAAATACAAATGGAAtcattaaaagaaaaattatctCTACTTATGGAATGCTTTAAAAACAATATTGATAATGTTATTATGAAGGAAGTATTTAACCTTATAGAAACAGCAGAatagttctttttttttttttttattatttttgtcatataattaatattaaaatgaaaatatggatatacatatatatatatatatatatatataatatgtttatatataggtgtctactttttttttttttttttcatatattctttaaattGACTACTTAtcaaattttcattttctcaatgtaaatgataaataaaaacagcataattttattgatatatttataaagggtatattattttatttttttttttttattattgtcttgtataattttttcaaatagCTATTTATAACCAAAGTTGCCTGAACAGGCAAggtggttttttttttttttttttttttatttgatattatttataaattattaaatttgacgaattatttgaaaaaatgaaaaaattaaagataaatgaataaataaatatattatatatatatatatatatatatataacaaaacaaCAACcaaaaaatacacatatatatatatatatatatatatatgtgtgtgtgtgtgtgtgtatactatgagatatatataaaagatggTGTGCTATAttcatatgtacatataattattatatatacctacatataatgaaatatatttgataaacatacataaaagagaaaaaaggataaatgaaatattaaaaggaaaacacaaaaaaaaaaaaaaaagaaaaaaaaaaaaaaaaaaaatgcaagaaaaatatatatgtaacatattatatatatataatatatattgtaataataatttaaaaaaaaatggcacacattttaattttatgtttGAATTATATAAGATTTAATTTAACAAGTTAATTAAAATgaacgaaaaaaaaaggaatgtTGCATAAGAGAGGTGATTAATTAAACTTCCTGCCTTTGCATTTGGTCCTTGAAAAGTATTTTGTACCCCAACTGATAATGTAGCTATGTcgacattattatttattatatcttctGTTTTTTCACCAGATAAATCTGTTACTACAGCAATTAATGGTGTACTACTATTATTTgggttattatttttattggaTGCATCATTTTTGTCTTTATTGTTTTGTGGATTTGTAACTTGTAAAGCTGATAAATTGGTTTTagaatatttcatttttaatttgcTTTCTTccatttcttttaattcttgtaatttcattttttcatatatcaAAACATATTTCGTAGAGAAGTTATTAActaattcattttcttctgACAAAATATTAGTATCATTAGTTGGTACTAATTGATCATTAATTAATGCCTTCTTACAATAAGCTTTTGCATCTCTTGATGGGGAAGGGGTCATTAGCATAAAGGATTGTATGACCGTTAATATTACTGTTTGTGGTTTTAGTAATAAACGGACTATAAGAATATCATCATTCAAATCAAAAAAACTATTTTCCAAAAGTTTTCTAATTCCTTCTTCATCAATGTTTGTGGTAggttcattattttcaaatttaacaatatgtaaatattttattaaatcttttaataattttataatatcctTTGGTTTTTCTGGATTGATGGAATATAAAGGATtgtacaaaatattatttgtgtGTGTTGCAGTTGTGTGGTTGTTTTTTGGTACATGTTTATCGTTTTTATTTACCTGTaggttattattaaaattattgttatttagttggttattataattattattattatttacttgttggttattattattattgttatttacttggttattattattataattattgttatttacttggttattattattattattattattatttacttggttattattattattattattattatttacttgttgattattattattattattattatttacttgttgattattattattattattattattatttaatttttcattattattaacattttgTTGCTGATTTTTTGTGGTGTCGTCATTGTTTACGTTTTGGTTCACAATTTTTACTTCCCTAGATTGGATAAATGAAGTTGCACCATGCTTTGTATAATGCTTATATGCATTTAGTTTATTAAgtatatcttcattatttaatactTCTCCTTTTGATTGtgcattaattttatttaccATATCTTTTGTTCTATATTTAGTCAAGTTTTCATGAATTTTAATTAACCTTTCTATCATTCCACCCttttctaataatttttgaataaaatatggaaaaaaataataataatctgaAAAGGCATTATAAGcttcatttaataattcttcattattcatttttaatattcccAGATTTTCAAATTCTAAACTTTTACTAATAAGTGGTGACTTATTACCATTCCTTAATTCACACAAAATACCAGTTATTAAgaattctcttttttttaaaacattaaCCATTTTACCTGACCATAATTTTTGTGTTAATTCAGTAATGGATGTTTTTAAATCGACTAATAAATCAATagattctttatatatatcttttaattcGTCATCCACacatgttaataatattttaaattgtttTAACATAAGACTAAATGTATTTTGTTCTTCATCTTCCTCAATAAAAGATTTAAGTAAAGTATTATTAAAAGCTGCTTTGGagttacataattttttaaatgtgaatttatgtattaatttttcatatttaggATTTGAACAAGGAAAGGATAAAgaaattttatctttttcatgtatacatatattctcATATTTTGGCTCTGAGCATAAATAATCATCACTTAATCTATTTTGTAATGATAACATTATATTAGTATACATATCATTTTCATTCAATAAATTCTCCATCATTTCTTCTgctattttttgtatatcacaattttcttcattattattaaattcgttatttaaattattattcatttcgtttttttcattattattaaattcgtttttttcattattattcaatTCAGGTATTAAGAAGGCCTGAGGAGTGTTCGAATTTCTTATAAGGGCACTTACCGCCTGACATAAGGCTATTATAAGTGCAACGTACAAAgatgtataatatttcatcctttaataaatatcatgtatataaatattatgttacaaattttaatttaaaaaaatgaaaaaaaaaaaataataaataaataaataaataaataaataaatatatatatatatatattaaaatgctATATGAACTATAATATAAAACGTAATGCACATTAATtcatatgttttaaaaataggTCGTCTTCTTTGcttttattttgtacattattctttaatattaaagggaaatatatatatatatatatatatgaagatgAAATGTGCTTATTATATGATCAAAATTTTTACAAcaagtattaaaaaatatctcttaaaaagaaacataaaacttttttatttcttaaatgtagacataaataaataaatatatatatatatatatataaataaatgaacggaaaaaacgaaaaaaaaaagaataaatataaaataaataaatgaataaataaattaatatataaaagtacccatatatttaatatataatattcatgtTCATATAACAAAGATATATTCtgtattatacataaataaagcATACAtccaaatatatttatttcatatttatgtttatgtctattttaatatttttaaaatatatgtaaattatatatatattatgtttttattaattttaaaatgtgGACAGAAATTATAGAAACAACATCtcaacaattttttttttttttttttttttttccatatgtAGTTACAAAATagaaaacaaacaaaataaaaaaaaaaaataataataataaataaaaataaataaatcaaatattaaaataaatacaagcGAAAAATATTgtttgcaaaaaaaaaaaaaaaaaaaaaaagatatatatatatatatatatatatatataaaattatatgcacatatatatttaaattaatgaattattttggctgtttttttttttttttttttttcttatttattttttcccccTTTTTAGAAatgtaacatataaaaaaatgaaaaaaaaaaataacgcAAAACTCtctttaattaatttatatttcaatataaaaaaatattttgccTTGTAAAATATATCTGAAGATGttgtataataaatacagtaaatttttttcaaacatacaaatatatataaaaaaataaatatagcaaatatattatataaacctTAATGAAATTTACgaattttcaaaaaatgaaGGAAAACATAAATTTTGTTAGGCAAAAGGATCATTTCCTTTTAAAACACCGCAAAtaaaatttacaaaaatatgaacatgtaccttaaaatttataatcattaaaaatgtattaatttttaaataaataaatatatatatatgtgtatgagACAAAAtaacattaaaaaatttaaatatataatttcaaaTATCTTCACGGTTGTTtggtttcattttttctttttttcttttttgaggttattttaattttataatagtttttatttttttctcttataacattttataaatgtgTTGTAAAATGTTATAAGAACATGCAATTCCTTTTATTATGGCTCATTTATATTTGAACCTTTACGTGtgttgtaaataaaaaagggaTCAATgttacttttatatatatatatatatatatatatatataattattgttatattttttttc
Protein-coding regions in this window:
- a CDS encoding GPI-anchored micronemal antigen — protein: MKYYTSLYVALIIALCQAVSALIRNSNTPQAFLIPELNNNEKNEFNNNEKNEMNNNLNNEFNNNEENCDIQKIAEEMMENLLNENDMYTNIMLSLQNRLSDDYLCSEPKYENICIHEKDKISLSFPCSNPKYEKLIHKFTFKKLCNSKAAFNNTLLKSFIEEDEEQNTFSLMLKQFKILLTCVDDELKDIYKESIDLLVDLKTSITELTQKLWSGKMVNVLKKREFLITGILCELRNGNKSPLISKSLEFENLGILKMNNEELLNEAYNAFSDYYYFFPYFIQKLLEKGGMIERLIKIHENLTKYRTKDMVNKINAQSKGEVLNNEDILNKLNAYKHYTKHGATSFIQSREVKIVNQNVNNDDTTKNQQQNVNNNEKLNNNNNNNNNQQVNNNNNNNNQQVNNNNNNNNNQVNNNNNNNNNQVNNNNYNNNNQVNNNNNNNQQVNNNNNYNNQLNNNNFNNNLQVNKNDKHVPKNNHTTATHTNNILYNPLYSINPEKPKDIIKLLKDLIKYLHIVKFENNEPTTNIDEEGIRKLLENSFFDLNDDILIVRLLLKPQTVILTVIQSFMLMTPSPSRDAKAYCKKALINDQLVPTNDTNILSEENELVNNFSTKYVLIYEKMKLQELKEMEESKLKMKYSKTNLSALQVTNPQNNKDKNDASNKNNNPNNSSTPLIAVVTDLSGEKTEDIINNNVDIATLSVGVQNTFQGPNAKAGSLINHLSYATFLFFSFILINLLN